A single window of Desulfomonilaceae bacterium DNA harbors:
- a CDS encoding serine hydrolase gives MKSVKWLIAVGLIAVTVATVQAGSMPEVTHQQVMNVLPELSNLAQQTLEKTGVPGMAIIVVYKDQMVYLKGFGVRKVGTEDPIDPDTVFQLASLSKPITSTVLAGLVGDGVIDWDDPVVDHWPDFRLYDPWVTRQVTLRDLLCHRSGLPAQVGDLLEDMGYGRMEILRRLRYVKPATSFRSHFAYTNFGFTAAAIAAARASGKRWEDLVADNLYHPLGMRSSSSRFRDFESASNRAFLHVRIDGTWVPKYVRDPDAQSPAGGVSSTARDLAQWIRLQLNGGTFEGKRIIAAEPLSETHRPQIVTKFDPKTNRATFYGLGWNVGHDDNDRVFWTHSGAFYLGMRTEVALLPAEGIGIAVLSNAGPTGVPEGITKSFFDLLFYGKFQRDWVTLANRMFEEAVKTSFGYNTNYLLPPSHPSPGLASAAYVGIYHNDYFGDIDIVGKDGALVLNMGLRQASIPLRHWSRDVFIYQPVGESAGGLSGVTFRIDPEGKATEVVVENLDIFGQGAFVRAPIIK, from the coding sequence ATGAAATCGGTCAAATGGCTGATCGCAGTTGGACTGATCGCTGTAACGGTTGCCACGGTCCAAGCGGGGTCAATGCCGGAAGTGACTCATCAGCAGGTCATGAACGTGCTTCCCGAACTGAGCAACCTCGCACAACAAACGTTGGAGAAAACCGGGGTGCCGGGCATGGCGATCATCGTCGTCTATAAGGACCAGATGGTCTATCTCAAGGGCTTCGGGGTTAGAAAGGTGGGCACAGAAGACCCCATTGATCCCGACACGGTCTTTCAACTCGCTTCGCTCTCTAAACCGATTACGTCAACCGTATTGGCCGGACTAGTCGGCGATGGAGTGATCGACTGGGACGACCCAGTGGTCGACCACTGGCCGGACTTTAGATTGTATGATCCGTGGGTTACCCGGCAGGTCACGCTGCGCGACTTGCTTTGCCATCGGAGCGGCTTGCCTGCCCAAGTGGGCGACCTGTTGGAAGACATGGGTTATGGGCGTATGGAGATTCTACGCCGTTTGCGTTATGTAAAACCGGCGACCAGCTTTCGTTCTCATTTCGCATATACAAACTTTGGCTTTACTGCGGCCGCGATCGCCGCTGCGCGGGCCTCAGGCAAGCGCTGGGAGGATCTTGTCGCTGACAACCTCTATCATCCGCTAGGCATGAGGTCTTCGAGTTCCCGATTCAGAGACTTTGAGTCCGCGAGCAATCGCGCGTTCTTGCATGTCCGAATTGACGGCACTTGGGTTCCTAAGTACGTACGTGATCCAGACGCCCAGTCACCAGCCGGAGGGGTCAGCTCCACTGCTCGCGACCTCGCGCAATGGATCCGCTTGCAACTCAATGGCGGCACGTTCGAAGGCAAGCGAATCATTGCTGCTGAGCCACTGAGTGAAACCCATCGTCCGCAGATCGTGACCAAGTTTGACCCGAAGACGAACCGGGCTACCTTTTATGGACTGGGCTGGAATGTTGGCCACGACGATAATGACCGCGTCTTCTGGACGCACTCAGGCGCATTTTATCTTGGTATGCGGACAGAGGTTGCCTTGCTTCCCGCCGAGGGGATCGGCATTGCCGTCCTTTCGAACGCGGGGCCCACCGGCGTGCCTGAGGGGATAACGAAAAGCTTCTTCGACCTTCTCTTCTACGGAAAATTCCAAAGAGACTGGGTTACGTTGGCGAATCGGATGTTCGAGGAGGCTGTAAAGACGTCTTTCGGCTACAACACTAATTACTTGCTGCCGCCGTCACACCCCTCACCGGGCTTGGCCTCGGCTGCCTACGTCGGAATTTATCACAACGATTACTTCGGAGATATCGACATCGTCGGAAAAGATGGAGCGCTGGTCCTGAACATGGGATTAAGGCAGGCTTCCATCCCTTTGCGGCACTGGAGCCGAGACGTGTTCATCTATCAACCGGTGGGAGAGTCGGCCGGTGGCTTGAGCGGCGTGACCTTCCGGATCGACCCGGAGGGCAAGGCGACAGAAGTCGTCGTCGAGAACCTTGACATATTCGGCCAAGGCGCCTTTGTACGAGCGCCGATCATAAAGTGA
- a CDS encoding ion channel: MISKASKRLWAEDLGLTGLLVVLLVETFVIYPFINSDFGGFAVHLVFIGVLITGVMAVSQTPHWARIVAIIAALGLGSHFWGYAYPSSRALFMSLGFRTFLSATLIAVILMHVFKRGPITYRRIAGSVAVYMLTAILFGYLYLIVSIINPEAFNIDFPKFSGDVHTLMGKFTYFSYTTMTSVGYGDILPLSPSARALSMLQALIGQLFPAILLARLVSLEIEYNQRRPETKET, from the coding sequence ATGATTTCAAAGGCTTCTAAAAGGCTATGGGCTGAAGACCTAGGTCTAACAGGACTCCTTGTTGTACTTTTGGTTGAGACCTTTGTAATTTATCCCTTCATTAATTCCGATTTTGGAGGGTTTGCCGTACATCTGGTTTTTATAGGGGTGTTGATTACCGGTGTGATGGCGGTCAGCCAAACGCCGCACTGGGCGAGAATCGTAGCCATAATCGCTGCGTTGGGTTTGGGTTCCCATTTCTGGGGATACGCATACCCTAGTTCACGAGCTTTGTTCATGTCCCTCGGATTCAGAACTTTTCTGTCCGCAACTCTAATTGCGGTAATTTTAATGCATGTCTTCAAGAGAGGACCTATAACCTACCGGCGAATTGCCGGCTCAGTGGCCGTTTACATGCTGACGGCCATTTTATTCGGTTATCTCTATCTCATAGTCAGCATAATCAACCCCGAAGCCTTCAACATAGATTTCCCAAAGTTTAGCGGAGATGTACACACACTCATGGGTAAATTCACCTATTTCAGTTATACGACCATGACAAGTGTCGGTTATGGCGACATACTTCCATTGAGTCCATCGGCACGAGCGCTATCAATGCTTCAGGCCTTGATAGGTCAGCTATTCCCCGCAATACTTTTAGCCAGGCTGGTGTCTTTGGAAATCGAGTACAATCAAAGAAGGCCTGAAACTAAAGAAACTTAA
- a CDS encoding pyruvate kinase alpha/beta domain-containing protein: MIRQVEYFEKPGRENTSRCLEIVSGLVDEGFSHLVVATTAGETGMLFAKKFKGKVQNMVAVTHNVGYASPNVDECPAEVRQKLTSLGVKIFTGTILSRGIEASFMKKHQGVYLGYIVAQTLRLLGQGIKVCVEIVVEACDAGLVPEGEDVIAVAGTGKGADTVAIIQAHPSDRFLDVRVRQILAKPL; encoded by the coding sequence ATGATCAGGCAGGTTGAATACTTTGAGAAGCCCGGGAGGGAAAACACTTCTCGGTGTTTAGAAATAGTTTCCGGGCTGGTGGATGAGGGTTTCTCTCATCTCGTCGTGGCCACGACCGCTGGAGAAACCGGGATGTTGTTCGCCAAGAAATTTAAGGGCAAAGTCCAGAACATGGTGGCGGTCACTCATAACGTCGGTTATGCGAGCCCAAATGTGGACGAATGCCCTGCTGAAGTCAGACAGAAGTTGACCAGCCTTGGTGTCAAAATATTTACAGGAACCATTCTGAGTCGAGGGATCGAGGCCTCCTTCATGAAAAAGCATCAGGGCGTCTATTTGGGGTACATTGTCGCTCAGACGTTAAGACTGCTCGGTCAAGGCATAAAGGTCTGCGTTGAGATCGTCGTTGAAGCCTGCGACGCAGGTCTTGTACCTGAAGGTGAAGATGTCATCGCTGTTGCCGGTACCGGAAAAGGAGCAGACACTGTGGCCATCATCCAGGCTCATCCGTCTGATCGCTTTCTTGACGTACGAGTCAGACAAATCCTGGCTAAACCTTTATGA
- a CDS encoding cupin domain-containing protein gives MKKYIDTIENNKKMGEDFPGSEAGPLHLGSPMDRRSFIAGSTLVAGGMLAYPLMVSSAGETTPTQSKSARARDETTLPDFSFPLAQQPARVLPGGSAREATAVQFPVSKNIAGVLMTLKAGGLRELHWHANAAEWAYVIEGNVRVTIVDPQGRIEIADFAPGDVWYFPRGHAHSIQGLAIGPGEAKFLLVFDNGYFSEFETFSFTDWLAQTPKEIVAKSLNIPASDLINLPKKEVYIAQGPPPPLLPVNPISGPGTVLAPPLTHKYSLRSQKPWRRDPDGEVRMASANEFPISTTMTGTLLNLKRGALRELHWHPNADEWQYVLSGKMRLTVFASHGLAKVVELGAGDIGFAPMGYGHALENVGDGPAELILVFNSGEYQEISLSTVLAANPAYLLETNFNLPRAIIDKLPKKQEFITSGTKGR, from the coding sequence ATGAAAAAGTATATTGACACAATAGAAAACAATAAAAAAATGGGAGAAGACTTTCCGGGCAGTGAAGCAGGTCCGCTACATTTGGGGAGCCCCATGGACCGGCGAAGTTTTATAGCTGGATCAACGTTGGTTGCGGGAGGCATGCTGGCTTATCCTTTGATGGTGTCGTCCGCCGGGGAAACAACTCCGACTCAGAGTAAGAGCGCGAGAGCGAGGGATGAGACCACTTTGCCCGACTTCAGTTTCCCTTTGGCTCAACAACCTGCGCGGGTGTTGCCAGGGGGCTCTGCGCGAGAGGCAACAGCAGTGCAGTTTCCTGTATCAAAGAACATTGCCGGTGTACTCATGACACTTAAAGCCGGCGGGCTTCGCGAACTTCATTGGCACGCCAACGCTGCTGAATGGGCCTATGTAATCGAGGGCAACGTTCGGGTAACCATAGTCGATCCTCAGGGCCGCATAGAAATAGCAGACTTTGCTCCTGGAGACGTCTGGTACTTTCCTCGCGGCCATGCCCATTCGATTCAAGGGCTTGCCATCGGGCCGGGTGAAGCGAAGTTTCTGCTCGTATTTGACAACGGTTATTTCTCTGAATTCGAAACATTCAGTTTCACGGACTGGCTCGCCCAGACGCCCAAGGAAATTGTGGCAAAGAGTCTCAATATCCCTGCTTCAGATTTGATAAATCTTCCCAAAAAAGAGGTTTATATCGCACAGGGGCCGCCGCCACCATTGCTCCCGGTGAATCCGATCTCGGGGCCGGGAACGGTTTTGGCTCCGCCTTTGACTCACAAGTATTCGCTTCGATCCCAAAAGCCGTGGAGGCGAGACCCCGATGGCGAGGTTCGTATGGCTTCGGCCAACGAGTTTCCTATTTCGACGACTATGACAGGAACATTACTAAATCTCAAACGTGGCGCTCTTCGTGAGCTCCACTGGCATCCTAACGCTGACGAATGGCAATACGTCCTTTCGGGTAAGATGAGGCTCACTGTCTTTGCATCTCACGGCCTGGCTAAAGTTGTGGAACTGGGCGCCGGAGACATCGGTTTTGCGCCTATGGGTTACGGCCATGCTCTGGAAAACGTTGGTGACGGCCCAGCAGAACTCATCCTCGTATTTAACAGTGGTGAATACCAGGAAATAAGCCTCAGCACGGTTCTTGCCGCGAATCCGGCATATCTTTTGGAGACTAACTTCAACTTGCCGAGGGCCATCATCGACAAGCTTCCCAAGAAACAGGAATTCATAACCTCCGGGACCAAAGGCAGGTGA
- a CDS encoding PaaI family thioesterase, which produces MNEQEISQERASFLEQDFDRGFINFCGFKAELAQWGRFHSRLEIEDKHRQQDGFIHAGVMATMADHTAGYSAFTTVTEDMQILTIEFKINFLRPAFGRLLVCRSHVIREGRQIIVSESEIFDVGDQINEMAVAKAIVTLMAVPRSKLLKGSLNSK; this is translated from the coding sequence ATGAACGAACAAGAGATATCTCAAGAGCGAGCAAGTTTTCTTGAGCAGGATTTTGACCGCGGTTTCATCAATTTTTGCGGTTTTAAGGCTGAACTCGCTCAATGGGGGCGGTTTCACTCTCGGCTGGAAATTGAGGACAAACATCGCCAGCAGGATGGATTTATCCATGCAGGCGTTATGGCTACCATGGCAGACCATACGGCGGGTTATTCGGCATTTACCACAGTAACCGAGGACATGCAGATTCTAACAATAGAGTTTAAGATCAATTTCCTTCGTCCGGCGTTCGGCCGACTTCTAGTATGCAGATCGCATGTCATCAGGGAGGGTCGTCAAATAATTGTATCAGAATCCGAAATCTTTGATGTCGGTGACCAAATAAATGAAATGGCTGTGGCAAAGGCGATAGTTACCCTGATGGCAGTGCCTCGGTCCAAGCTTTTGAAAGGCTCCTTGAATTCCAAATAA